In Notolabrus celidotus isolate fNotCel1 chromosome 22, fNotCel1.pri, whole genome shotgun sequence, one genomic interval encodes:
- the LOC117806864 gene encoding potassium channel subfamily K member 16-like gives MARFELMQVTVSWTVLLTLAHFTYLLVGATIFQVLEREAESNNRNHFQLEKLHFLANYTCLDGPALEKFVKVILEAWEKGVNPSGNSTNPSNWDFCSSFFFAGTVVTTIGYGNLSPSTVSGQVFCVFYALCGIPLNLAFLKQLGKCLTIHLGRLERGMVSVVPHKQTVEALAVSLFFITGSLLFLIIPPLLFSYVEGWTFGEGFYFAFITLSTIGFGDYVVGTDPGKQYISLYRSLAGIWIIFALAWLALILNMGARIMEHAIGLTHPGFKKQEEEEDVSSSKLEDLSKI, from the exons ATGGCGAGGTTCGAGTTGATGCAGGTCACAGTGAGCTGGACTGTACTTCTGACTCTGGCTCACTTCACATACCTGCTGGTGGGGGCCACCATCTTCCAGGTCCTGGAGCGAGAGGCCGAGAGCAACAACCGAAACCACTTCCAACTGGAGAAGCTGCATTTCTTGGCTAATTACACCTGCCTGGATGGACCAGCGTTGGAGAAGTTTGTTAAG GTGATTTTGGAAGCCTGGGAGAAAGGAGTGAATCCTTCGGGGAACTCAACAAACCCAAGTAACTGGGATTTCTGCAGTTCCTTCTTTTTTGCAGGCACAGTCGTCACGACTATAG GCTATGGAAACCTCTCTCCCAGCACGGTTTCAGGTcaggtgttctgtgtgttttacgCGCTGTGTGGGATCCCTCTGAACCTGGCCTTCCTCAAACAGCTGGGGAAATGTCTCACCATCCACCTGGGCCGACTGGAGAGGGGAATGGTCTCCGTTGTTCCTCATAAG CAAACGGTGGAGGCTCTGGCTGTGAGCTTGTTCTTCATCACAGGCAGTCTGCTGTTCCTGATCATCCCTCCTCTGCTGTTCAGTTACGTGGAAGGCTGGACGTTTGGAGAGGGCTTCTACTTCGCCTTCATTACCCTCAGCACCATCGGTTTTGGAGATTACGTCGTGG GGACAGACCCGGGGAAGCAGTACATCTCTCTGTACAGGAGCCTCGCAGGTATCTGGATCATCTTCGCCTTGGCTTGGCTCGCTCTCATCCTCAACATGGGAGCCCGGATAATGGAGCACGCCATTGGCCTGACTCATCCGGGCTTTAAGaaacaagaggaggaagaagacgtGTCGTCCAGCAAATTGGAAGACCTGTCAAAGATCTGA
- the kcnk17 gene encoding potassium channel subfamily K member 17 isoform X2 — protein sequence MGIKEVLYLARVPSILMLGVVYVFYVLIGGVVFWKLEGDLGKKDISRLLLSKKKLLTMYTCLNQDGMEAVAQVVQDASKVGLSLKGNYTSDGFWKFTSSAVFAATVVTTIGYGNISPSSTAGQIFCVFFALFGIPLNMVVLNRVGKYMLALERNISDFLEGKTGRRKCTRFFVHLVSYLSGAVLFFVVPMIVFQEHEGWTFSQAIYYCFITLSTIGFGDFVADSNPDKVYPEWYSVLMACWIFFGLAWLSLLINHSIDILERLSAHLKQRWTRGKPQEGSGGAKDGDPETQETQLEEEDEMKKTPIT from the exons ATGGGGATAAAAGAGGTGCTGTACCTGGCGCGGGTGCCCTCCATCCTGATGCTCGGGGTGGTTTATGTTTTCTACGTGCTAATCGGCGGCGTGGTTTTCTGGAAGCTGGAGGGAGATCTGGGGAAGAAGGACATCAGTCGTCTGCTGTTGAGCAAGAAGAAACTGCTTACAATGTACACCTGTCTGAACCAAGACGGCATGGAAGCGGTCGCTCAG GTGGTTCAGGACGCGTCTAAGGTGGGCCTGAGCCTGAAAGGGAACTACACCTCGGACGGCTTCTGGAAgttcaccagctctgctgtgtttgctgCAACTGTGGTCACAACTATAG GTTACGGGAACATAAGTCCCAGCTCGACCGCCGGACAGATCTTCTGCGTGTTCTTTGCGTTATTTGGAATCCCGCTCAACATGGTGGTGCTCAACCGGGTGGGCAAGTACATGCTCGCCTTGGAGAGGAACATCTCTGACTTCCTGGAGGGGAAGACCGGACGGAGG AAATGCACCCGCTTCTTCGTCCACCTGGTGTCGTACCTGTCGGGGGCGGTTCTCTTCTTCGTTGTTCCGATGATTGTGTTCCAGGAGCACGAGGGCTGGACTTTCTCCCAGGCCATATACTACTGCTTCATCACGCTCAGCACCATCGGATTTGGAGACTTTGTGGCAG ACAGTAATCCAGACAAGGTGTACCCAGAGTGGTACAGCGTCCTCATGGCCTGCTGGATCTTCTTCGGCCTGGCCTGGCTTTCCTTGCTCATCAACCACTCGATCGACATCCTGGAGCGGCTCAGCGCCCACTTAAAACAGAGGTGGACCAGAGGGAAGCCACAGGAGGGGTCTGGAGGGGCAAAGGATGGTGACCCAGAGACTCAGGAAACAcagttggaggaggaggatgaaatgAAGAAGACTCCGATAACTTAG
- the kcnk17 gene encoding potassium channel subfamily K member 17 isoform X1, which produces MKHESETHSDMNDVNERGPVCHLVWCLCDRERQQNSCKYQPFRTACSSSCLTLTRLTQQQKLCNPPCLRSIDDDDDLRNVVQDASKVGLSLKGNYTSDGFWKFTSSAVFAATVVTTIGYGNISPSSTAGQIFCVFFALFGIPLNMVVLNRVGKYMLALERNISDFLEGKTGRRKCTRFFVHLVSYLSGAVLFFVVPMIVFQEHEGWTFSQAIYYCFITLSTIGFGDFVADSNPDKVYPEWYSVLMACWIFFGLAWLSLLINHSIDILERLSAHLKQRWTRGKPQEGSGGAKDGDPETQETQLEEEDEMKKTPIT; this is translated from the exons atgaaacatgaaagCGAGACTCACTCAGACATGAATGATGTGAATGAGAGAGGCCCAGTCTGCCATCTTGTCTGGTGTttatgtgacagagagagacaacaaAATTCATGCAAATATCAGCCTTTCAGGACGGCATGTTCTTCCTCCTGTCTCACGTTAACTCGACTGACGCAGCAACAGAAGTTGTGCAATCCTCCCTGTCTTAGAtctattgatgatgatgatgatttgagGAAT GTGGTTCAGGACGCGTCTAAGGTGGGCCTGAGCCTGAAAGGGAACTACACCTCGGACGGCTTCTGGAAgttcaccagctctgctgtgtttgctgCAACTGTGGTCACAACTATAG GTTACGGGAACATAAGTCCCAGCTCGACCGCCGGACAGATCTTCTGCGTGTTCTTTGCGTTATTTGGAATCCCGCTCAACATGGTGGTGCTCAACCGGGTGGGCAAGTACATGCTCGCCTTGGAGAGGAACATCTCTGACTTCCTGGAGGGGAAGACCGGACGGAGG AAATGCACCCGCTTCTTCGTCCACCTGGTGTCGTACCTGTCGGGGGCGGTTCTCTTCTTCGTTGTTCCGATGATTGTGTTCCAGGAGCACGAGGGCTGGACTTTCTCCCAGGCCATATACTACTGCTTCATCACGCTCAGCACCATCGGATTTGGAGACTTTGTGGCAG ACAGTAATCCAGACAAGGTGTACCCAGAGTGGTACAGCGTCCTCATGGCCTGCTGGATCTTCTTCGGCCTGGCCTGGCTTTCCTTGCTCATCAACCACTCGATCGACATCCTGGAGCGGCTCAGCGCCCACTTAAAACAGAGGTGGACCAGAGGGAAGCCACAGGAGGGGTCTGGAGGGGCAAAGGATGGTGACCCAGAGACTCAGGAAACAcagttggaggaggaggatgaaatgAAGAAGACTCCGATAACTTAG
- the kcnk17 gene encoding potassium channel subfamily K member 17 isoform X3 → MQISAFQDGMFFLLSHVNSTDAATEVVQDASKVGLSLKGNYTSDGFWKFTSSAVFAATVVTTIGYGNISPSSTAGQIFCVFFALFGIPLNMVVLNRVGKYMLALERNISDFLEGKTGRRKCTRFFVHLVSYLSGAVLFFVVPMIVFQEHEGWTFSQAIYYCFITLSTIGFGDFVADSNPDKVYPEWYSVLMACWIFFGLAWLSLLINHSIDILERLSAHLKQRWTRGKPQEGSGGAKDGDPETQETQLEEEDEMKKTPIT, encoded by the exons ATGCAAATATCAGCCTTTCAGGACGGCATGTTCTTCCTCCTGTCTCACGTTAACTCGACTGACGCAGCAACAGAA GTGGTTCAGGACGCGTCTAAGGTGGGCCTGAGCCTGAAAGGGAACTACACCTCGGACGGCTTCTGGAAgttcaccagctctgctgtgtttgctgCAACTGTGGTCACAACTATAG GTTACGGGAACATAAGTCCCAGCTCGACCGCCGGACAGATCTTCTGCGTGTTCTTTGCGTTATTTGGAATCCCGCTCAACATGGTGGTGCTCAACCGGGTGGGCAAGTACATGCTCGCCTTGGAGAGGAACATCTCTGACTTCCTGGAGGGGAAGACCGGACGGAGG AAATGCACCCGCTTCTTCGTCCACCTGGTGTCGTACCTGTCGGGGGCGGTTCTCTTCTTCGTTGTTCCGATGATTGTGTTCCAGGAGCACGAGGGCTGGACTTTCTCCCAGGCCATATACTACTGCTTCATCACGCTCAGCACCATCGGATTTGGAGACTTTGTGGCAG ACAGTAATCCAGACAAGGTGTACCCAGAGTGGTACAGCGTCCTCATGGCCTGCTGGATCTTCTTCGGCCTGGCCTGGCTTTCCTTGCTCATCAACCACTCGATCGACATCCTGGAGCGGCTCAGCGCCCACTTAAAACAGAGGTGGACCAGAGGGAAGCCACAGGAGGGGTCTGGAGGGGCAAAGGATGGTGACCCAGAGACTCAGGAAACAcagttggaggaggaggatgaaatgAAGAAGACTCCGATAACTTAG